The following are from one region of the Rosistilla carotiformis genome:
- a CDS encoding DUF1559 domain-containing protein, translated as MPTPTPRQSSPSKTLGFTLVELLVVIAIIGVLVGLLLPAVQSAREAARRMQCKNNVKQIALGMSMHEHTFGHYPYSRTGSLWRILSFVEQEALANVFNDAKHPNYDDPASSEYRWGYNAQIGTAWSNKADLDIAAGTSLSVFQCPSATGTRAVEDSGVALGVSDYTTPRVPALRPVGHPLYYQSGEPQMQFSTAMTPASGSRNRNPLNKGGKARDITDGLSNTMMYYECVGSPELFVRGTVAAATGGASLAWAGSGDGVKMRAYASDNLTADTSDTARGISSSGDPTVPDNATDCTAGAAWEAAIDTCGSFRVMNHTNKSQPYSFHPGIVNVGLCDGSARSLSETVDIGVFLNLMLRNDGQVLGEY; from the coding sequence ATGCCTACCCCGACCCCTCGCCAAAGTAGTCCCTCCAAAACCCTCGGTTTCACGCTCGTCGAACTGTTGGTGGTCATCGCCATCATCGGCGTATTGGTGGGACTGTTGCTTCCCGCCGTCCAATCCGCCCGCGAAGCGGCTCGCCGCATGCAGTGCAAAAACAACGTCAAGCAGATCGCCTTGGGGATGTCGATGCACGAACATACCTTTGGGCACTACCCTTATTCGCGGACTGGATCGCTGTGGCGTATCCTCAGCTTCGTCGAACAAGAAGCGTTGGCAAACGTCTTCAACGACGCCAAGCACCCCAACTACGACGATCCGGCCTCCTCCGAATACCGCTGGGGTTACAACGCCCAGATCGGGACCGCTTGGAGCAACAAAGCGGATTTGGATATCGCGGCGGGAACCAGTTTGTCAGTCTTTCAGTGCCCAAGTGCCACTGGAACGCGAGCTGTTGAAGACAGCGGCGTCGCACTGGGCGTATCCGATTACACCACTCCGCGCGTCCCTGCGTTGCGTCCCGTCGGCCATCCGCTGTATTACCAGAGCGGTGAGCCTCAGATGCAGTTCAGCACCGCGATGACTCCCGCCTCGGGATCGCGAAATCGCAATCCGCTGAACAAAGGTGGCAAGGCTCGCGACATCACCGACGGGTTGAGCAACACGATGATGTACTACGAATGTGTCGGTTCGCCGGAGTTGTTTGTTCGCGGGACGGTCGCCGCAGCGACTGGCGGTGCCAGTCTCGCTTGGGCAGGCAGTGGAGACGGCGTGAAGATGCGTGCTTACGCTTCGGACAACTTGACGGCCGACACGTCGGATACCGCTCGAGGGATTTCGTCATCGGGCGACCCCACCGTTCCCGACAACGCCACCGACTGCACCGCTGGCGCCGCTTGGGAAGCGGCCATCGATACCTGTGGCAGCTTTCGCGTCATGAATCACACCAACAAGAGCCAGCCGTACAGCTTTCATCCCGGGATCGTGAACGTCGGCTTGTGCGACGGTTCCGCGCGATCGCTCAGCGAAACGGTCGACATCGGCGTTTTCCTGAACCTGATGCTCCGCAACGACGGCCAGGTCTTGGGCGAATACTAA
- a CDS encoding endonuclease/exonuclease/phosphatase family protein translates to MKHILKLMVLAVMLLTFRAEGYSAEPIRLRVLSYNIHHGAGVDSKLDLQRIADVILSVKPDVVALQEVDKNVKRSGDVDQPAELARLTKMNVVFGANIDLQGGHYGNAILSRFPIIRHENHRLPNIDDGEQRGMIEAEIALPKSNQPLRLLATHLDHRPDQRERLASATFINERLDGHPQLPALLAGDMNARPDSETLRRLQAKWTSANQTPMATYPVTQPTIQIDYILHSPAIRWKIIEFKVLDEAVASDHRAIFAVLELQTGDE, encoded by the coding sequence ATGAAACATATACTCAAGTTGATGGTGTTGGCAGTGATGTTGCTGACGTTTCGGGCCGAAGGCTATTCGGCAGAGCCCATCCGATTGCGAGTGCTCAGTTACAACATCCATCATGGTGCAGGAGTCGACAGCAAGCTCGACCTGCAGCGGATCGCCGACGTGATCCTGTCGGTCAAGCCGGATGTGGTAGCGCTACAAGAAGTCGATAAGAACGTGAAACGATCGGGCGACGTGGATCAGCCTGCGGAACTGGCACGGCTGACTAAAATGAATGTAGTTTTCGGTGCCAACATCGACCTACAAGGAGGCCACTACGGCAACGCGATCCTCTCGCGATTCCCGATCATCCGACACGAAAATCATCGGTTACCAAACATCGACGACGGCGAGCAGCGTGGAATGATCGAGGCGGAGATCGCGCTGCCGAAATCGAATCAGCCGCTGCGGCTGCTGGCCACTCACTTGGATCATCGCCCAGACCAACGCGAACGCCTCGCTTCGGCGACATTCATCAATGAACGGCTCGACGGCCACCCCCAACTTCCTGCGTTGTTAGCGGGTGATATGAATGCCCGTCCCGACAGCGAAACCCTGCGTCGGTTGCAGGCGAAGTGGACGTCCGCCAATCAAACACCGATGGCAACTTACCCGGTGACGCAGCCGACGATTCAGATCGACTATATCTTGCACAGCCCCGCCATACGCTGGAAGATCATCGAGTTCAAAGTGCTCGACGAGGCGGTCGCATCGGACCACCGAGCCATCTTTGCCGTATTGGAACTTCAGACGGGCGATGAATAG
- a CDS encoding fructosamine kinase family protein translates to MCRRMSQRRGESVAIDGFRALSGGSISEVWLVDLLPDGQVVAKINADDFQPAFELESQGLAELRAIGAIRVPEPLAVERVNNRVLFISEAIGRGDHPPDFFRRFGQQLASLHRRSQRDPTSRFGYRADNYLGSAPQPNGWCDDWPTFVAKHRLGFQIDWARQQSIGSRDLFPLVQSVIKRLPAMLAEASEPPVLLHGDLWSGNYLCDSDGQPVILDPAVYYGHREAELGMLLWMGNCPNEFYEAYNKCWPLRSGWRERAEVYTLYHQLNHLNLFGAGYLSCCVATARRLLR, encoded by the coding sequence ATCTGTCGGCGGATGTCACAACGTCGCGGGGAATCGGTTGCGATCGACGGCTTTCGGGCGTTATCAGGGGGAAGCATCAGCGAAGTCTGGCTTGTCGATCTGTTGCCCGATGGCCAAGTCGTCGCCAAGATCAATGCGGACGATTTTCAGCCTGCGTTCGAGCTCGAATCCCAAGGGCTCGCTGAACTCCGCGCGATCGGCGCGATCCGTGTCCCAGAACCGCTGGCGGTCGAAAGGGTTAACAATCGGGTGCTCTTCATTTCCGAGGCAATCGGCCGCGGCGATCACCCGCCTGATTTTTTTCGACGTTTTGGACAGCAACTCGCCTCTCTGCACCGCCGATCCCAACGCGACCCGACGTCGCGGTTCGGCTACCGCGCCGATAATTATTTGGGCTCCGCACCGCAGCCCAACGGTTGGTGCGACGACTGGCCGACCTTCGTCGCCAAACATCGGTTGGGGTTCCAAATCGATTGGGCTCGGCAGCAATCGATCGGAAGCCGCGATTTGTTTCCATTGGTCCAGAGTGTCATCAAACGTTTGCCAGCGATGCTGGCGGAGGCGAGCGAGCCGCCCGTGCTCCTACATGGTGACCTTTGGAGCGGCAATTATCTTTGCGATTCCGACGGCCAGCCGGTGATCTTGGATCCAGCGGTCTACTACGGACATCGCGAAGCGGAGTTGGGCATGCTGTTATGGATGGGCAATTGTCCCAACGAATTCTATGAAGCGTACAACAAATGCTGGCCGCTTCGATCAGGCTGGCGCGAGCGGGCCGAAGTCTACACGCTGTATCATCAACTGAACCACCTGAATCTGTTTGGTGCCGGCTATTTGTCCTGTTGTGTGGCAACGGCTCGTCGATTGCTTCGCTAG
- a CDS encoding sulfatase family protein codes for MIFPKHRLLVLPFLLFPIPELRANETRADSTSESQPNIILVMADDQGWGDVGYNGHPFVQTPELDAMAAAGFVFDRFYSAAPVCSPTRASVMTGRSPIRTKVTNHGRYMRPHEQTIAESLKDAGYVTGIFGKVHLGSGQPDSPCNPSGMGFDEWVIGLNYFDNDPYLSRNGKIEHRQGKGSVLAMDDALEFLQQHQQGEQPMFAVVWFPSPHDPHQEVPEGPSLYDGEKQAGYYREITLLDQQLGRLRRELKRMEIADDTILWYCSDNGGLNAATSGGRQRKGSIYEGGLRIPSIIEWPARKISGRTAVPAWTCDIYPTLLAMAGIQSTPPQPLDGIDIRDIIAGQTAKRSKPLGFWHKFQQGQSTYSDRIQKAIMEKQQAGAPLPHDEPRIRKDVDEFPQFSEDVATGHAAWTNWQWKLHRINGKTYELYNLADDPMEATDLSGAPEQQARLKRMQKELNSWMRSVVRSLNGDDYTGLHATEKTKR; via the coding sequence ATGATCTTTCCAAAGCACCGCCTGCTTGTCTTGCCGTTTCTGTTGTTCCCGATTCCAGAGCTGCGGGCCAATGAAACCAGGGCTGACAGCACCAGCGAATCGCAGCCGAACATCATTCTTGTCATGGCCGATGACCAGGGATGGGGAGACGTCGGCTACAACGGACATCCGTTTGTGCAGACCCCGGAACTGGACGCGATGGCGGCGGCGGGGTTCGTGTTCGATCGCTTCTACTCCGCTGCACCTGTCTGTTCGCCGACGCGTGCCAGCGTGATGACCGGACGTTCGCCGATTCGCACCAAGGTCACCAACCACGGCCGCTACATGCGTCCTCACGAACAAACGATCGCCGAATCACTGAAGGATGCAGGCTACGTCACGGGAATTTTTGGCAAAGTTCATCTGGGCTCCGGGCAACCCGATTCGCCGTGCAACCCCAGCGGGATGGGATTCGATGAATGGGTCATCGGGCTCAACTACTTCGACAACGATCCGTATCTAAGTCGCAATGGCAAGATCGAACATCGGCAGGGGAAGGGATCGGTACTCGCGATGGACGATGCCCTCGAATTCCTGCAGCAACATCAACAGGGCGAGCAGCCGATGTTTGCCGTCGTTTGGTTCCCCTCACCCCACGATCCGCATCAGGAAGTCCCCGAAGGTCCTTCGCTTTATGACGGCGAAAAACAGGCCGGCTATTATCGCGAAATCACCCTGCTGGATCAGCAGCTGGGAAGATTGCGTCGGGAGCTGAAACGCATGGAGATCGCCGACGACACCATCCTCTGGTATTGCAGTGACAACGGCGGCCTCAACGCAGCGACGTCGGGTGGTCGTCAGCGAAAGGGGAGCATCTACGAAGGGGGCCTACGAATTCCGTCGATCATCGAATGGCCCGCTCGCAAAATCAGCGGACGAACCGCGGTGCCAGCCTGGACCTGCGACATCTATCCAACCCTGCTAGCGATGGCTGGGATTCAGTCGACGCCTCCACAACCACTCGATGGCATCGACATCCGCGACATTATCGCGGGGCAGACGGCCAAACGGAGCAAGCCGCTGGGGTTCTGGCACAAGTTCCAGCAAGGGCAGTCCACCTATAGCGACCGGATCCAGAAAGCGATCATGGAAAAGCAGCAAGCCGGAGCTCCCCTGCCGCACGACGAACCGCGGATCCGAAAAGACGTCGACGAATTTCCGCAGTTCTCCGAAGACGTCGCCACGGGACATGCGGCCTGGACCAACTGGCAATGGAAACTCCATCGCATCAACGGCAAAACCTACGAGCTCTACAATTTGGCGGATGATCCGATGGAAGCAACCGATCTTTCCGGTGCACCCGAGCAACAAGCTCGATTGAAGCGGATGCAGAAGGAACTGAACTCCTGGATGCGTTCGGTGGTCCGAAGTCTCAATGGAGACGATTACACCGGCTTGCACGCAACGGAGAAGACCAAGCGGTGA
- the thiD gene encoding bifunctional hydroxymethylpyrimidine kinase/phosphomethylpyrimidine kinase — MHVALTIAGSDPSGGAGLQADLKTFHAHRVYGTSVVTLLTVQNTQTVDAIEQMNPEFVLAQLDAVLDDIPPTAAKTGALGSAAMIHAVAERASSFHFPLVVDPVMISKHRVPLLDDASIDVLRRELLPHAFLVTPNRMEAARLANIEVDDLESMQMAAQMIHQLGAKNVLVKGGQVGSESVDWLFTENEFHRIGGERIDTRSTHGTGCVLSAAITASLSQNMPLVEAVEQAKLYVVNAIRTAPNLGKGYGPVNL, encoded by the coding sequence TTGCATGTTGCTTTAACTATCGCTGGCTCGGACCCCTCCGGTGGTGCGGGGTTGCAAGCGGATCTGAAGACATTTCACGCCCATCGGGTCTACGGCACCAGTGTCGTTACCTTGTTGACGGTGCAAAACACACAAACCGTCGACGCCATCGAACAAATGAATCCCGAGTTTGTTCTGGCACAATTGGATGCTGTACTCGACGATATTCCGCCGACGGCAGCCAAGACGGGGGCACTCGGTAGCGCCGCGATGATCCATGCGGTCGCCGAGCGTGCTTCCTCATTCCACTTTCCCTTGGTGGTCGATCCGGTCATGATCAGCAAGCATCGCGTGCCGCTACTGGACGATGCTTCGATCGATGTGCTCCGTCGCGAATTGCTGCCGCATGCGTTCTTGGTCACCCCCAATCGGATGGAAGCCGCCCGTTTAGCAAACATCGAGGTGGATGATTTGGAGTCGATGCAAATGGCTGCACAGATGATTCATCAATTGGGAGCGAAAAATGTGCTCGTCAAAGGAGGTCAAGTCGGTTCGGAGTCGGTCGATTGGTTGTTCACCGAAAATGAGTTTCATCGCATCGGCGGAGAGCGAATCGATACACGTAGTACTCACGGCACCGGATGCGTTCTTTCCGCAGCGATCACCGCAAGCCTTTCACAGAATATGCCGCTGGTTGAAGCTGTTGAGCAAGCGAAGCTGTATGTTGTCAATGCGATTCGCACGGCCCCCAATCTAGGCAAAGGCTATGGTCCGGTGAATCTATGA
- a CDS encoding exo-alpha-sialidase, whose amino-acid sequence MSDRIVYLLGLALFTAAVAVASEPKPDRVWPLDSVSSKQIRYKGSSPADVAGVDDQSLVLKGKSLLEVNDSATVPNSRKPFSLVVWFNPYNLDRGQQMIVAKNRYALNQREWGIMIDSDQKLRLYVQQGGWKTAHSDATFKPGTWHQVGLVFTDDKSELWLDGELAGAVELTQPIPQTNAPLTFGGVDDDGRIRQTMMGALDEAMLFNRSLKPSEMESLYKPVTATHPIPDFAEPFPIWNAASPLPVAAEIPTLKGVKFHVIKKWDREADGYTFLHGVGLGWHKNKLYASIGHNKGAENTVSEEAQYRVSEDQGQTWSELRVIDAGEEPDLAVSHGVFLSHAGKLWAFHGAYYGKMQKIHTRAYSLDEATGKWDPHGIVIRDGFWPMNQPEKMDDGNWIMPGISAGPYSNNKIFPAAVAISRGDDFTKWDYVEIPTGEGIDRMWGESANFVDGKRVFNIARYGGGASALVAVSEDYGRTWTPSRISNLPMATSNPVAGTLSTGQRYLICTTARNNGGKRTPLTIAVTAPGENVFQKVLVIRRSQHPVEPGESADSLSLSYPCAIEHDGQLYVGYSNNGGRRGNLNSAELAIIPIASLQ is encoded by the coding sequence ATGAGCGATCGTATTGTGTACCTACTGGGGTTGGCCTTGTTCACAGCGGCCGTAGCGGTGGCGTCCGAACCGAAGCCCGATCGGGTCTGGCCATTGGACTCCGTCTCCTCCAAGCAAATTCGGTACAAAGGGAGTTCCCCCGCGGATGTGGCTGGAGTTGACGACCAATCGCTTGTTCTGAAAGGCAAGTCGCTGCTTGAAGTCAACGACTCTGCCACGGTCCCCAACAGCCGGAAGCCGTTCAGCTTGGTCGTCTGGTTCAATCCCTACAATCTCGATCGCGGCCAACAGATGATCGTGGCGAAGAATCGCTACGCTTTGAACCAACGCGAGTGGGGGATCATGATCGACAGCGACCAGAAGCTGCGACTGTACGTTCAACAAGGTGGTTGGAAGACGGCCCACTCCGACGCGACATTCAAGCCTGGGACATGGCATCAGGTAGGGCTGGTCTTTACGGATGACAAATCGGAATTGTGGTTGGATGGCGAACTGGCCGGCGCTGTCGAACTGACGCAACCGATCCCGCAGACAAACGCTCCGCTAACCTTCGGCGGCGTCGATGATGACGGCCGAATCAGGCAAACCATGATGGGAGCGTTGGACGAAGCGATGCTCTTCAATCGCTCGCTCAAGCCAAGCGAAATGGAATCGCTCTACAAACCGGTCACGGCGACTCACCCGATCCCCGACTTTGCCGAACCGTTTCCAATCTGGAACGCGGCTTCGCCTCTGCCCGTTGCTGCCGAAATCCCCACACTCAAAGGCGTCAAGTTTCATGTGATCAAGAAGTGGGATCGGGAAGCGGACGGGTACACCTTCCTACACGGCGTGGGACTCGGCTGGCACAAGAACAAACTCTACGCCTCGATCGGGCACAACAAGGGAGCGGAGAATACCGTCAGCGAGGAAGCTCAATACCGCGTCAGCGAGGACCAGGGGCAAACCTGGAGCGAACTGCGAGTGATCGATGCGGGGGAAGAACCCGATCTGGCGGTCAGCCATGGCGTCTTTCTCTCGCACGCTGGCAAACTGTGGGCCTTCCACGGAGCCTATTACGGCAAGATGCAGAAGATCCACACGCGTGCTTATTCGCTCGACGAAGCCACGGGGAAATGGGATCCGCATGGCATCGTGATCCGAGACGGCTTCTGGCCGATGAACCAGCCTGAGAAGATGGACGATGGCAACTGGATCATGCCAGGAATCTCCGCAGGCCCTTATTCCAACAACAAGATATTTCCGGCGGCGGTTGCGATCAGTCGCGGCGATGATTTCACCAAGTGGGACTATGTGGAGATCCCAACCGGCGAAGGGATCGATCGGATGTGGGGTGAATCCGCGAATTTTGTCGATGGAAAGCGAGTATTCAACATCGCCCGCTACGGCGGCGGAGCTTCGGCTCTGGTCGCTGTCAGTGAGGACTATGGACGCACCTGGACACCGTCGCGAATCAGCAACTTGCCAATGGCCACATCCAATCCCGTCGCGGGAACACTCAGTACGGGGCAGCGATACCTGATCTGCACCACCGCCCGAAACAATGGCGGCAAGCGCACTCCACTTACGATCGCCGTGACCGCTCCCGGCGAAAACGTCTTTCAAAAGGTGCTTGTGATTCGTCGTTCCCAGCACCCTGTTGAACCGGGCGAATCAGCGGACAGCCTGAGTCTTTCCTATCCATGCGCGATCGAACACGACGGACAGCTCTACGTCGGCTACTCCAACAACGGCGGCCGACGCGGCAACCTCAACAGCGCCGAACTGGCGATCATCCCAATCGCATCCCTTCAATAA